A section of the Pseudomonas sp. FP453 genome encodes:
- a CDS encoding FAD-binding oxidoreductase translates to MALRETCLWEHLTPSRPDRAALKGEVKVDVCVIGAGITGLSAAIHLLEQGKSVAVLEAHRTGHGGSGRNVGLVNAGLWIPPDDIEAGFGEAVGSQLNRMLGAAPSLVFSLIDKYHIDCQLRREGTLHMAHNARGEADLRSREEQWKRRGAPVELLTGQACEQATGTQKIAAALLDRRAGTLNPMAYTSGLANAAVGLGGQLFDHSPVTQLERQGAQWSVQTAQGSVQAAQVVIASNAYTEGEWTELRRNFFPGYYYQVASAPLTDAAAAQILPGGQGSWDTRQVLSSIRRDADGRLLLGSLGNGNQKPAWFLKAWADRVQQHYFPYLKSVQWEFTWTGCIAFTPDHLMRLFEPAPGLVAVTGYNGRGVTTGSVVGKAFADYLCHQNPQALPIPFAPMQPLAGVGLRSCLYEAGFSLYHAGQCLRIVI, encoded by the coding sequence ATGGCATTACGCGAAACATGTTTATGGGAACACCTCACCCCCAGCCGGCCGGATCGCGCCGCGCTCAAGGGCGAGGTCAAGGTGGATGTGTGCGTGATCGGCGCCGGCATCACCGGTTTGTCGGCGGCCATTCACTTGCTGGAACAAGGCAAAAGCGTCGCCGTGCTGGAGGCTCATCGCACCGGCCACGGCGGTTCGGGGCGCAACGTCGGGCTGGTCAATGCCGGCCTGTGGATCCCGCCGGATGACATCGAGGCCGGTTTCGGCGAAGCGGTGGGCAGCCAGCTCAACCGCATGCTGGGTGCGGCGCCGTCCCTGGTGTTCAGCCTGATCGATAAATACCACATCGATTGCCAATTGCGCCGCGAGGGCACCTTGCACATGGCGCACAACGCCCGGGGCGAGGCGGATTTGCGCAGCCGTGAAGAACAATGGAAGCGCCGTGGCGCGCCGGTGGAACTGCTCACCGGCCAGGCCTGTGAACAGGCCACCGGCACGCAGAAAATCGCCGCCGCGTTGCTCGATCGCCGCGCCGGCACCTTGAACCCGATGGCCTACACCAGTGGTCTGGCGAATGCTGCCGTTGGCCTTGGCGGGCAGTTGTTCGACCATTCCCCAGTCACCCAGCTGGAGCGCCAAGGCGCGCAGTGGTCGGTGCAAACCGCCCAAGGCTCGGTGCAGGCCGCCCAGGTGGTGATCGCTTCCAACGCCTACACCGAAGGCGAGTGGACCGAGCTGCGCCGCAACTTTTTCCCCGGCTACTACTATCAGGTCGCGTCAGCCCCGCTGACGGACGCCGCCGCCGCGCAGATCCTGCCAGGCGGCCAGGGTTCGTGGGACACGCGCCAGGTGTTGAGCAGCATCCGCCGTGATGCCGATGGCCGCCTGTTGCTCGGCAGCCTGGGCAATGGCAACCAGAAACCGGCGTGGTTCCTCAAGGCGTGGGCCGATCGGGTGCAGCAGCACTACTTCCCGTACCTCAAATCGGTGCAGTGGGAGTTCACCTGGACCGGCTGCATTGCCTTCACCCCCGACCACCTGATGCGCCTGTTCGAACCGGCGCCGGGCCTGGTGGCCGTGACGGGCTACAACGGCCGCGGCGTGACCACCGGCAGCGTGGTCGGCAAGGCGTTTGCCGACTACCTGTGTCACCAGAATCCCCAGGCGTTGCCGATTCCGTTCGCACCGATGCAGCCGCTGGCCGGGGTGGGCCTGCGCAGTTGCCTGTATGAGGCGGGATTCTCGCTGTATCACGCCGGGCAATGTCTGCGGATCGTGATCTGA
- a CDS encoding branched-chain amino acid ABC transporter substrate-binding protein — MSQTFYKKGFLALAVAAALGVSTFVQADVKIGVAGPMTGANAAFGEQYMKGAQAAADTINKAGGINGEKIVLVAGDDACEPKQAVAVANRLADQDKVIGVVGHFCSSNTIPASEVYDEAGIIAITPGSTNPQVTERGLGAMFRMCGRDDQQGIVAGDYIVDVLKGKKVAVINDKDTYGKGLADATAAQLTKRGVTPVLQEGLTRGEKDFSALVTKIRSLGADVVYFGGLHPEAGPLVRQIREAGLKDVKFMSDDGVVTDELVATAGGAQYVDGVYMTFGADPRLLPDSKAVVEEFRKNGTEPEGYTLYAYASVQALAAGFNGAKSNKGEDAAKWLKANPVQTVMGKKEWDGKGDLKISDYVVYQWDKDGKYHQLDKQK; from the coding sequence ATGTCCCAGACGTTTTACAAGAAAGGTTTTCTGGCCCTCGCCGTTGCAGCGGCGCTGGGTGTTTCTACGTTTGTTCAAGCTGATGTGAAAATTGGCGTGGCGGGCCCGATGACGGGTGCCAACGCAGCTTTCGGTGAGCAGTACATGAAGGGTGCCCAAGCGGCAGCCGATACCATCAACAAGGCCGGCGGTATCAACGGCGAGAAAATCGTCCTGGTGGCCGGCGACGACGCCTGCGAGCCCAAACAGGCCGTGGCCGTGGCCAACCGCCTGGCGGACCAGGACAAAGTCATCGGCGTCGTCGGGCACTTCTGCTCGTCCAACACCATCCCGGCGTCCGAGGTCTATGACGAAGCGGGCATCATCGCAATTACCCCAGGTTCCACCAACCCACAGGTCACCGAGCGCGGCCTGGGCGCCATGTTCCGTATGTGCGGGCGTGACGACCAGCAAGGCATCGTCGCCGGCGACTACATCGTCGACGTGCTCAAGGGCAAGAAAGTCGCGGTCATCAACGACAAGGACACCTACGGCAAAGGCCTGGCTGACGCCACCGCTGCCCAGTTGACCAAGCGCGGCGTCACGCCGGTGCTGCAAGAAGGCCTGACCCGTGGTGAGAAAGACTTCAGTGCGCTCGTCACCAAAATCCGTTCCCTGGGCGCCGACGTCGTGTACTTCGGCGGCCTGCACCCGGAAGCCGGTCCGCTGGTTCGCCAGATCCGTGAAGCCGGTCTGAAAGACGTCAAGTTCATGTCCGACGATGGCGTCGTGACCGACGAACTGGTGGCCACCGCTGGCGGCGCGCAATACGTCGACGGCGTGTACATGACCTTCGGCGCCGACCCGCGCCTGCTGCCAGACAGCAAGGCCGTGGTGGAAGAGTTCCGCAAAAACGGCACCGAGCCAGAAGGCTACACCCTGTACGCCTACGCGTCGGTCCAGGCCCTGGCTGCCGGTTTCAACGGCGCCAAGTCCAACAAGGGCGAAGATGCGGCCAAGTGGCTGAAAGCCAACCCTGTCCAGACCGTAATGGGCAAGAAGGAATGGGACGGCAAGGGCGACCTGAAAATCTCCGACTACGTGGTTTACCAATGGGACAAAGACGGTAAATACCATCAGCTGGACAAGCAGAAATAA
- a CDS encoding branched-chain amino acid ABC transporter permease gives MDGIFLQQLVNGLTLGSVYGLIAIGYTMVYGIIGMINFAHGEVYMISAYLAAITLALLAYFGIESFPLLILGTLIFTVVVTGVYGWVIERVAYKPLRNSTRLAPLISAIGISLILQNYAQIAQGAKQQGIPTLLAGAWRVDIGTGFVQLTYTKVFILVAAFAGMALLTYVIKYTKLGRMCRATQQDRKMASILGINTDRVISYVFVIGAAMAALAGVLITLNYGTFDFYAGFIIGIKAFTAAVLGGIGSLPGAMLGGIILGISESLFAGLINSDYKDVFSFSLLVVILIFRPQGLLGRPLVAKV, from the coding sequence ATGGATGGTATTTTCCTGCAGCAACTGGTCAACGGCCTAACCCTCGGGTCGGTCTACGGCCTGATCGCCATCGGCTACACAATGGTCTATGGCATCATCGGCATGATCAACTTCGCCCACGGCGAGGTTTATATGATTTCCGCTTACCTCGCGGCGATCACCCTGGCCCTGCTTGCCTACTTCGGCATTGAATCCTTCCCGCTGCTCATTCTCGGCACCTTGATCTTCACCGTGGTCGTCACCGGCGTGTACGGTTGGGTCATCGAGCGTGTCGCCTACAAACCCCTGCGCAACTCCACCCGACTCGCGCCGCTGATCAGCGCCATCGGCATCTCGCTGATCCTGCAGAACTACGCCCAGATCGCCCAGGGCGCCAAGCAACAAGGCATTCCCACCCTGCTGGCCGGGGCCTGGCGTGTCGATATCGGCACCGGCTTCGTGCAACTGACGTACACCAAGGTGTTCATCCTGGTCGCTGCCTTTGCGGGCATGGCCCTGCTGACCTACGTGATCAAATACACCAAGCTCGGCCGCATGTGCCGCGCCACCCAGCAAGACCGCAAGATGGCCTCCATCCTCGGCATCAACACCGACCGCGTGATCTCCTACGTGTTTGTCATCGGTGCCGCCATGGCCGCCCTCGCCGGTGTGCTCATCACCCTCAACTACGGCACCTTCGACTTCTACGCCGGCTTCATCATCGGTATCAAGGCGTTTACCGCGGCGGTCCTCGGCGGCATCGGCTCCCTGCCTGGGGCGATGCTCGGCGGGATCATCCTCGGCATCTCCGAGTCGCTGTTCGCAGGGTTGATCAACTCTGACTACAAAGACGTGTTCAGTTTCTCCCTGCTGGTGGTGATTCTGATTTTCCGTCCCCAGGGCCTGCTGGGTCGCCCACTCGTGGCTAAGGTGTAA
- the livM gene encoding high-affinity branched-chain amino acid ABC transporter permease LivM has translation MSAAKPIDIKKSMVDTILAGLISLVVFGPIVGVVLDGYSFNLEPARVATLVAIVMVGRFALSLFLQTPKGLKILQGFESSGSGVHVLAPDYKSRLRWIIPALIVIAIVFPIFANKYLLTVVILGLIYVLLGLGLNIVVGLAGLLDLGYVAFYAIGAYGLALGYQYLGLGFWTVLPLAAIAAALAGCILGFPVLRMHGDYLAIVTLGFGEIIRLVLNNWLSFTGGPNGMPVPSPTFLGLEFGRKAKEGGIPFHEFFGIDYNPNIKFMFIYIVLFLVVLAVLYIKHRLTRMPVGRAWEALREDEIACRSMGLNHVLVKLSAFTIGASTAGLAGVFFASYQGFVNPSSFTFFESALILAIVVLGGMGSTVGVVIAAFVLTVAPELLRSFSEYRVLLFGVLMVVMMIWRPRGLIRISRTGVTPRKGVAP, from the coding sequence ATGTCTGCTGCCAAACCCATCGATATCAAGAAAAGTATGGTCGATACGATTCTCGCCGGGCTTATTTCCCTGGTCGTGTTCGGTCCGATCGTCGGCGTCGTCCTCGACGGCTACAGCTTCAACCTGGAACCGGCCCGCGTGGCCACGCTGGTCGCCATCGTCATGGTCGGCCGCTTTGCCCTGAGCCTGTTCCTGCAAACCCCCAAGGGCCTGAAGATCCTGCAGGGCTTCGAAAGCAGCGGCTCCGGTGTGCATGTGCTGGCGCCGGACTACAAGTCGCGGCTGCGCTGGATCATCCCGGCGCTGATCGTGATCGCCATCGTGTTCCCGATCTTCGCCAACAAGTACCTGCTCACCGTGGTCATCCTCGGCTTGATCTACGTGCTGCTGGGCCTGGGCCTGAACATCGTGGTCGGCCTCGCCGGCCTGCTCGACCTGGGCTACGTGGCGTTCTACGCCATCGGTGCCTACGGCCTGGCCCTGGGTTATCAATACCTCGGCCTCGGTTTCTGGACGGTGCTGCCCTTGGCGGCCATCGCGGCGGCGTTGGCGGGATGCATACTCGGCTTCCCGGTGTTGCGCATGCACGGTGACTACCTGGCCATCGTGACCCTGGGCTTCGGTGAAATCATCCGCCTGGTGCTGAACAACTGGCTGTCGTTTACCGGCGGGCCGAACGGCATGCCGGTGCCATCACCCACCTTCCTCGGCCTGGAATTCGGGCGCAAGGCGAAGGAGGGCGGGATCCCGTTCCACGAGTTCTTCGGCATCGATTACAACCCCAACATCAAGTTCATGTTCATCTACATCGTGCTGTTCCTGGTGGTGCTGGCCGTGCTGTACATCAAGCACCGCCTGACCCGCATGCCGGTCGGCCGCGCCTGGGAAGCCTTGCGCGAAGATGAGATCGCCTGCCGTTCCATGGGCCTGAACCACGTGCTGGTCAAGCTCTCGGCGTTCACCATCGGCGCTTCAACCGCCGGCCTGGCCGGGGTGTTTTTTGCCAGTTACCAGGGTTTCGTCAACCCGTCGTCGTTCACCTTCTTCGAGTCGGCGCTGATCCTCGCCATCGTGGTGCTGGGCGGCATGGGCTCGACGGTGGGCGTGGTGATCGCGGCGTTCGTGTTGACCGTCGCGCCGGAACTGCTGCGCAGCTTCTCCGAATACCGTGTGCTGCTGTTTGGCGTGCTGATGGTGGTAATGATGATCTGGCGACCACGCGGCTTGATCCGCATCAGCCGTACCGGTGTGACACCACGCAAGGGGGTAGCGCCATGA
- a CDS encoding ABC transporter ATP-binding protein, protein MSKEVVLSVEHLMMHFGGIKALSDVSLKVERNSIFALIGPNGAGKTTVFNCLTGFYKASGGKINLNVRGKQTDVIQLLGERFQPTDFVSPKSFLSRVYYKMFGGTHLVNRAGLARTFQNIRLFKEMSVVENLLVAQHMWVNRNMLAGILNTKGYRKAESDALDHAFYWLEVVDLVDCANRLAGELSYGQQRRLEIARAMCTRPQIICLDEPAAGLNPQETEALSAMIRLLRDEHDLTVVLIEHDMGMVMSISDHIVVLDHGNVIAEGGPEAIRNDPKVIAAYLGADEEELV, encoded by the coding sequence ATGAGCAAGGAAGTCGTCCTTTCCGTGGAACACCTGATGATGCACTTCGGTGGCATCAAGGCCTTGAGCGATGTGAGCCTCAAGGTCGAACGCAACTCGATCTTCGCCCTGATCGGCCCCAACGGCGCCGGCAAGACCACGGTGTTCAACTGCCTCACCGGCTTCTACAAAGCCAGCGGCGGCAAGATCAACCTCAACGTGCGCGGCAAGCAGACCGACGTGATCCAACTGCTCGGCGAGCGCTTCCAGCCCACCGACTTTGTCTCGCCGAAAAGCTTCCTCAGCCGGGTGTACTACAAGATGTTCGGCGGTACCCATTTGGTGAACCGCGCCGGTTTGGCCCGGACCTTCCAGAACATTCGCCTGTTCAAGGAAATGTCGGTGGTGGAAAACCTGCTGGTGGCCCAGCACATGTGGGTCAACCGCAACATGCTCGCGGGCATCCTCAACACCAAGGGCTACCGCAAGGCCGAAAGCGACGCCCTCGACCACGCCTTCTACTGGCTGGAAGTGGTGGACCTGGTGGACTGCGCCAACCGCCTCGCTGGCGAACTCTCCTACGGCCAGCAGCGCCGCCTGGAAATCGCCCGGGCCATGTGCACGCGGCCGCAGATCATCTGCCTGGACGAACCGGCGGCGGGCCTCAACCCCCAGGAAACCGAAGCCCTCAGTGCGATGATTCGCCTGCTGCGCGACGAACACGACCTGACGGTGGTGCTGATTGAACATGACATGGGCATGGTAATGAGTATTTCCGACCACATCGTGGTGCTCGACCACGGCAACGTGATCGCCGAAGGCGGCCCGGAGGCGATCCGCAACGACCCGAAAGTGATTGCCGCCTACCTCGGCGCCGACGAAGAGGAGCTGGTATGA
- a CDS encoding ABC transporter ATP-binding protein — MSAPILEMKDLDVFYGPIQALKKVSLHINEGETVSLIGSNGAGKSTLLMSIFGQPRAESGQILYNGVDITHKSSHYIASNGIAQSPEGRRVFPDMTVEENLLMGTIPIGDKFASEDMQRMFELFPRLKERRNQRAMTMSGGEQQMLAIARALMSRPKLLLLDEPSLGLAPIVVKQIFSTLRELASTGMTIFLVEQNANHALRLSDRAYVMVNGEIRLTGTGKELLVNEEVRNAYLGGH; from the coding sequence ATGAGTGCACCTATCCTCGAAATGAAGGACCTGGACGTGTTCTACGGCCCGATCCAGGCCCTGAAAAAAGTCTCGCTGCACATCAACGAAGGCGAAACCGTCAGCCTGATCGGCTCCAACGGTGCGGGCAAATCCACACTGCTGATGTCGATCTTCGGCCAGCCACGGGCCGAGTCGGGGCAGATTCTGTACAACGGCGTCGACATTACCCACAAGTCGTCCCACTACATCGCCTCCAACGGCATCGCGCAGTCGCCGGAAGGGCGGCGGGTGTTCCCCGACATGACCGTCGAGGAAAACCTGCTGATGGGCACCATCCCCATCGGTGACAAGTTCGCCAGCGAAGACATGCAGCGCATGTTCGAGCTGTTCCCTCGGCTCAAGGAGCGGCGTAACCAGCGGGCCATGACCATGTCCGGTGGCGAGCAGCAAATGCTCGCCATCGCTCGCGCGCTGATGAGCCGGCCCAAGCTGTTGCTGCTGGACGAACCGAGCCTGGGGCTGGCGCCGATTGTGGTGAAGCAGATCTTCTCGACGTTGCGGGAGCTGGCGTCTACGGGGATGACCATCTTCCTGGTGGAGCAGAACGCCAACCATGCGCTGCGCTTGTCGGATAGGGCGTATGTGATGGTCAACGGCGAGATCCGCCTCACCGGCACCGGTAAAGAGCTGCTGGTGAACGAGGAAGTGCGCAACGCCTACCTCGGCGGGCACTGA